One Vigna unguiculata cultivar IT97K-499-35 chromosome 7, ASM411807v1, whole genome shotgun sequence genomic region harbors:
- the LOC114191334 gene encoding uncharacterized protein LOC114191334, with protein sequence MDRSWINFLRTTNEYENGVEEFLEFANMNVLDNNGKFYCPCVNCLNERKLPTDIIREHVLCDGFLKSYTKWIWHGELIDMPSVDESEAEEVDLEMDDRMEEMIRDIGHDSFQRANVYDNLCNDAEKPLYAECTKYTRLSAVLKLFNVKARNGWTDKSFTELLELLSDMLPKGNTLPTRNYDAKKILCPMGMEYQKIHACPNDCVLYKKELAMLHQCPRCGVSRYKQKHSKFESDSKGPPAKVLWYLPVVPRLKHLFSNANDAKLMRWHADGRTTDGHLRHPADGLQWKKIDSMFPNFSNDSRNIRFGLATDGMNPYGNLSSKHSSWPVLLVIYNLPPWLCMKRKYVMLSLMISGPRQPGNDIDIYLTPLVEDLKMLWEEGVDMFDGYTSDSFKLHAMLFCTINDFPAYGNLSGYSIKGHKACPICEEGTCHHQLQHGRKTVYLGHRRFLSTNHPYRKLKKAFNGCQENELAPMVLSGSQVYERVKDIGDVFGKMKNKGTSSNIWKKRSIFFDLLYWRVLDVRHCIDVMHVEKNVCDSIIGTLLNIQGKTKDGLNARLDLVEMGIREQLAPQSHGKRTYLPPACHTLSKQEKRSFCEILQGVKVPLGYSSNFKRLVSMKDLKLLGLKSHDCHVLMQQLLPVAIRGILPKNVRYTLTRLCFFFNAICSKVIDIEKLDQLENEAVLILCQLEMYFSPSFFDIMVHLIIHLVREVRICGPVFLRWMYPIERYMKILKGYVKNQYRPEASIVERYIAEEAIEFYTDYLSQVEAIGVPKSRYHERGAGKGTRSAKVRTLSRDEVLQAHLYILNNTKEVIPYLSAHKDIAKRNNPRMSQKWVINEHNKTFLKWFKQQVQNDNTTSDTLN encoded by the coding sequence ATGGATCGGAGTTGGATAAATTTTTTACGCACAACAAATGAATATGAGAATGGAGTGGAAGAATTTCTTGAATTTGCAAATATGAATGTTCTGGATAATAATGGAAAATTCTACTGCCCGTGTGTTAATTGTTTGAATGAGAGAAAACTACCAACTGACATTATTCGGGAGCATGTTCTTTGTGATGGTTTCTTAAAGAGCTACACAAAGTGGATATGGCATGGTGAATTAATAGACATGCCAAGTGTAGATGAGTCTGAAGCAGAAGAAGTTGATTTAGAGATGGATGATCGAATGGAGGAAATGATTCGTGATATTGGACATGATTCCTTTCAACGTGCGAATGTGTATGACAATTTGTGCAATGACGCAGAAAAACCTCTGTACGCAGAATGCACTAAGTATACTCGATTGTCAGCGGTATTAAAATTGTTCAATGTGAAGGCAAGAAATGGGTGGActgataaaagcttcacagaattaCTTGAGTTGTTGAGTGACATGCTTCCTAAAGGTAACACGTTGCCAACACGCAATTATGATGCGAAGAAGATATTgtgtccgatgggtatggagtatcaAAAAATTCATGCATGCCCAAACGATTGTGTCTTGTACAAGAAGGAGTTAGCCATGTTACATCAATGTCCACGATGTGGGGTGTCAAGATACAAACAGAAACATAGTAAGTTTGAATCTGATAGTAAGGGTCCTCCAGCAAAAGTTTTGTGGTATCTTCCTGTAGTTCCACGGTTGAAACATTTATTCAGCAATGCAAATGATGCAAAACTCATGAGATGGCATGCAGATGGACGTACAACAGATGGCCATTTGAGACATCCGGCAGATGGTTtgcaatggaagaaaattgattcCATGTTCCCAAATTTCTCCAATGATTCAAGGAACATTAGATTTGGACTTGCTAcagatggaatgaatccatatGGTAACTTGAGCAGTAAACATAGTTCATGGCCTGTTCTATTAGTGATTTATAATTTACCTCCTTGGTTGTGCATGAAACGCAAATATGTTATGTTATCCTTGATGATCTCGGGTCCAAGACAACCAGGAAACgacattgatatttatttaacccCATTAgttgaagatttgaagatgtTATGGGAGGAGGGTGTTGATATGTTTGATGGGTACACTAGTGATTCATTCAAGTTGCATGCCATGTTATTTTGTACAATCAACGACTTTCCAGCATATGGTAATTTAAGTGGATATAGCATTAAGGGTCACAAAGCATGCCCTATATGTGAAGAAGGCACATGTCACCATCAACTACAACATGGAAGGAAAACAGTATACCTTGGACATCGGAGATTTCTTAGTACAAACCATCCATATCGTAAATTGAAGAAAGCATTTAATGGGTGTCAAGAAAATGAATTAGCTCCAATGGTTTTAAGTGGGTCACAAGTGTATGAGCGTGTGAAAGACATTGGGGATGTGtttggaaagatgaaaaataaaggcACTTCAAGCAACATATGGAAGAAAAGGTCAATTTTCTTTGATCTCCTATATTGGAGGGTGCTTGATGTGAGACATTGTATAGATGTTATGCATGTAGAGAAAAATGTGTGTGATAGTATTATCGGAACACTCCTCAATATTCAAGGCAAGACGAAAGATGGTCTAAATGCTCGTTTGGACTTAGTTGAAATGGGTATAAGAGAACAATTAGCTCCACAATCACATGGTAAGCGAACATACTTGCCTCCAGCATGTCACACATTGTCTAAACAAGAGAAGAGAAGTTTTTGTGAGATTTTACAAGGTGTGAAAGTTCCACTAGGTTACTCTTCCAATTTTAAAAGACTTGTATCCATGAAAGATCTAAAATTACTTGGGTTAAAATCTCATGATTGTCATGTATTGATGCAACAACTTCTACCAGTGGCTATTCGAGGCATATTGCCTAAGAATGTTAGATATACCTTAACAAGATTGTGCTTCTTTTTTAATGCAATATGTAGTAAGGTTATCGATATTGAGAAGTTGGATCAGTTAGAAAATGAGGCTGTACTCATATTGTGTCAGTTGGAGATGTACTTTTCTCCATCATTCTTTGATATTATGGTCCATCTGATTATTCATTTAGTCCGAGAAGTTAGAATTTGTGGTCCAGTATTCTTACGATGGATGTACCCTATTGAACGATACATGAAGATATTGAAAGGGTATGTAAAGAAccaatatcgtccagaagcaTCAATTGTTGAAAGATATATTGCAGAGGAAGCTATTGAGTTCTATACAGACTACTTATCACAAGTTGAAGCTATAGGGGTACCGAAGTCTCGTTACCATGAAAGAGGTGCTGGTAAGGGTACTCGAAGTGCAAAAGTTAGAACTCTGAGTAGAGATGAAGTTCTCCAagcacatttatatatattgaataacaCTAAAGAAGTCATCCCTTATTTAAGTGCTCATAAAGATATTGCGAAGAGAAATAATCCACGAATGTCTCAAAAATGGGTCATTAATGAGCACAACAAAACTTTTTTGAAGTGGTTCAAACAACAGGTTCAAAATGACAACACAACTTCTGATACATTAAATTAG